Proteins encoded within one genomic window of Hahella chejuensis KCTC 2396:
- a CDS encoding flagellar biosynthetic protein FliO — protein MDDATAFSLVTEAAASSATTVENPSRSAEPASVNKGVQGGIETVPLNELPFKDKGGQPSHEFSGVYTLLLFILVLLALALWGVRRLLAKKGALPVQAGQIRYIETKRLNAKTQAYLVEVEGRKVLIVDNGQSVAMQTLTLPATSEEKREQGSD, from the coding sequence TTGGACGATGCTACTGCTTTTTCACTGGTGACGGAGGCGGCAGCGAGTTCTGCGACAACAGTGGAGAATCCGTCCCGTAGCGCTGAACCGGCTTCAGTAAATAAAGGCGTTCAAGGAGGAATTGAAACAGTTCCTCTCAATGAGTTGCCTTTCAAAGACAAAGGCGGTCAACCCTCTCATGAGTTTAGTGGCGTTTATACGCTACTGCTTTTTATTCTAGTTTTACTCGCCCTGGCTTTATGGGGCGTGCGTCGCTTACTTGCAAAAAAAGGCGCGCTCCCTGTTCAGGCTGGGCAGATACGATATATCGAAACCAAGCGTTTAAACGCTAAAACTCAGGCCTACTTGGTGGAAGTTGAAGGACGAAAAGTGCTGATTGTTGATAACGGACAAAGCGTTGCAATGCAGACATTGACCTTGCCTGCAACGAGCGAAGAAAAAAGAGAGCAAGGTAGTGATTAG
- a CDS encoding FliH/SctL family protein has translation MDKILRSSPVAGSRRLSYRPASVKAQNSASHKVADPGQDADGNAPVLNGERADNPLEAESTRQLVAMQRKLDELSREKESLERRLADNERQLKEATQETYDDAKAKGYAAGVEEGRTQSQKEIEEALDQFGELLKSIQVQTDNAFSQLESISTDIGFAVVCKILGEKLITREAVLASANAVLGAIRDASHLKVYLSKRDYALLSQVVDGELAGGSGKVELVIDPRINIGGCRVEANTGSWDGRLESQLRILRQKLEELSDSEKS, from the coding sequence GTGGATAAAATATTACGCTCATCGCCGGTTGCAGGCTCGCGTAGGCTGTCCTATCGACCGGCAAGCGTTAAAGCGCAAAACTCAGCTTCTCATAAAGTAGCCGATCCCGGTCAGGATGCGGACGGTAATGCGCCTGTGTTGAATGGCGAAAGAGCGGATAATCCACTAGAGGCTGAATCAACTCGTCAACTTGTTGCGATGCAGAGGAAGTTGGATGAGTTGTCACGGGAAAAAGAGAGCCTGGAGCGACGGCTCGCTGACAATGAACGACAGTTAAAAGAAGCGACGCAAGAGACATATGATGACGCTAAAGCAAAAGGATATGCGGCTGGAGTTGAAGAAGGGCGTACCCAAAGCCAGAAAGAAATTGAAGAGGCATTAGATCAGTTCGGTGAATTGCTGAAGAGTATCCAGGTCCAAACGGATAACGCCTTTAGTCAGCTTGAGTCCATTTCTACCGACATTGGTTTTGCGGTGGTTTGTAAAATACTTGGAGAGAAGCTGATTACGCGCGAGGCGGTTTTAGCGTCGGCCAATGCTGTATTAGGCGCCATCCGTGATGCAAGCCACCTTAAGGTATACCTGAGTAAACGAGATTATGCATTGCTGAGTCAGGTCGTGGATGGTGAGTTGGCGGGCGGCTCCGGCAAGGTTGAGTTAGTTATCGACCCGAGAATAAACATAGGCGGCTGTAGAGTGGAAGCCAATACGGGTTCATGGGATGGTCGTCTGGAGTCGCAACTTAGAATTCTGCGCCAGAAGTTGGAAGAGCTCTCCGACAGTGAGAAAAGCTAG
- the flgC gene encoding flagellar basal body rod protein FlgC, translating into MDYLQVFDISGSGLDFQKLRLQAVATNLANVYSTSSKAGAAFKPLMAVATAEQSGGSLRGVGDMQLVERDVEPRLKYDPAHPHANADGYVEMPAINPVDEMTSMMLATRAYEANVSVLSAAKTMALKALEIGS; encoded by the coding sequence ATGGATTATTTGCAGGTTTTTGATATTAGCGGCTCTGGGCTGGACTTCCAAAAGCTCCGGCTACAGGCGGTTGCGACAAACTTGGCCAATGTATATTCCACATCATCTAAAGCAGGCGCTGCATTTAAGCCTTTGATGGCGGTGGCGACTGCAGAACAGAGTGGCGGCTCTTTAAGAGGAGTGGGAGATATGCAGTTAGTGGAAAGGGATGTCGAGCCCCGGTTGAAGTACGATCCTGCTCACCCACATGCGAATGCCGATGGCTACGTGGAGATGCCGGCGATAAACCCCGTTGATGAAATGACCTCCATGATGCTGGCGACCCGTGCATACGAAGCCAATGTCAGTGTATTAAGCGCGGCTAAAACCATGGCCTTGAAAGCACTGGAAATAGGGAGTTAA
- the fliE gene encoding flagellar hook-basal body complex protein FliE — protein sequence MTVEALLGVGVIGESSAIHKSAKASGVSFADWLGGEVNQVNQQLAAADSAARTLATGEAENLHQVMIALDKAQLSMSLMVEVRNRLLESYQEVMRMSI from the coding sequence ATGACAGTTGAAGCATTACTTGGCGTTGGCGTAATTGGAGAGAGTTCAGCTATTCATAAGTCCGCCAAGGCGAGCGGCGTTTCTTTTGCTGACTGGCTTGGCGGAGAAGTAAACCAGGTTAATCAGCAACTAGCCGCCGCAGACAGCGCTGCGAGAACTCTGGCTACGGGGGAGGCTGAAAACCTGCATCAGGTAATGATTGCTTTGGACAAAGCGCAGTTATCCATGAGCCTGATGGTGGAAGTTAGAAATCGCCTTCTTGAGAGTTATCAAGAAGTGATGAGAATGTCTATTTAA
- a CDS encoding tetratricopeptide repeat protein produces MSDLMDNLDSEELFYLGLQASGKGDHEKAILLFKRSISLDCNARNTYLLAAEYAEIGMYERAYETMQKAVDLDPQLWTAHFQAGLIKFSVGDTETAREAWSKLDALPESNPLRVFKNGIIQCLDGDLESGETLILQGLEVNNSNPALNEDMKRLLELLKANHGEQTPQHTRKDENVTAEDSLNHLFLSAYKNKTKQ; encoded by the coding sequence ATGAGTGACTTAATGGATAACCTGGATTCGGAAGAGCTATTTTATCTTGGTCTGCAGGCCAGCGGTAAAGGCGATCATGAAAAGGCCATTCTGCTTTTTAAACGGTCTATTTCATTGGACTGTAATGCTCGAAATACATACTTGTTAGCGGCCGAGTACGCGGAAATCGGTATGTACGAGCGGGCATATGAAACAATGCAGAAAGCGGTGGATCTGGACCCGCAGCTCTGGACCGCCCACTTTCAGGCGGGGCTGATTAAGTTTTCGGTAGGAGATACGGAAACTGCTCGGGAAGCTTGGTCAAAATTGGATGCGCTGCCCGAGAGTAATCCGTTGCGAGTTTTTAAAAACGGTATTATTCAGTGTCTGGATGGAGACCTTGAGAGTGGCGAAACATTGATTCTGCAAGGCTTGGAGGTTAATAACTCCAATCCTGCTCTCAATGAAGATATGAAGAGGCTGCTTGAGCTTCTAAAAGCAAATCACGGGGAGCAAACACCGCAACACACTCGTAAAGATGAGAATGTTACAGCGGAAGATAGCCTCAACCACTTATTTTTATCGGCGTATAAGAACAAGACTAAACAATAA
- the fliF gene encoding flagellar basal-body MS-ring/collar protein FliF, which translates to MAGFWSEWSGGRRVTFVLAALIVVGAGVALYMMLTSHNYQVLYKDLDTEQAAKLTEKLNELKIPYQLGAQGSQVLVSQDDLYNAKLKLASSGYALNGGVGFELFDEADYGMTEFAQKINYQRALQGELARTIMAFDEIKFARVHLVLPESSLFKKDNKQPKASVTIVMEDGKYLSLDQINGIQNLVAASVEGLKPETVTLLNHKGVALTQVETGDQATVSAQLKGKSSMEAFLQQKIVVILNQIFDEGTTAVRVDVALNHKRVERVRETLVPFGDTDKGAVIKSSANRQYELPDQDGRKKPSSVISSDVKEEEYAYGKQVETLSDAGGEVERITVSVVIPANASGEQIEVIKSLIASAIGLDFERGDLVNVAAMGIGSLAPATLNEVVEAEPVKTAVPMAAQAPWENMKYLQLAVVLLVVVAMLLLILLMASSGRRKPKLTAAEREETLAEIKTWLNSVDRA; encoded by the coding sequence ATGGCGGGTTTTTGGTCAGAATGGTCCGGCGGCAGACGCGTGACGTTTGTATTGGCTGCGTTGATTGTAGTCGGCGCTGGGGTGGCCTTATACATGATGTTAACCTCACATAACTATCAAGTCCTGTATAAAGACTTGGACACGGAGCAGGCGGCCAAACTGACCGAGAAACTGAACGAGTTGAAAATACCATACCAACTTGGCGCACAAGGCTCCCAGGTTTTGGTGTCTCAAGATGATTTGTATAACGCCAAACTTAAGTTGGCGTCATCAGGGTACGCCTTGAATGGCGGCGTAGGCTTTGAGCTTTTTGATGAAGCTGATTACGGAATGACTGAGTTTGCTCAGAAAATAAATTACCAGCGCGCTTTGCAGGGGGAACTGGCCAGAACGATCATGGCATTCGATGAGATTAAATTTGCCCGCGTGCATCTGGTGTTGCCTGAGTCGTCTTTGTTCAAGAAAGACAACAAGCAGCCCAAAGCGTCTGTGACGATAGTAATGGAAGACGGCAAGTATCTTTCATTGGACCAGATAAATGGTATTCAGAATTTGGTGGCTGCGTCAGTAGAAGGGCTGAAGCCCGAAACAGTGACATTGCTGAACCATAAAGGAGTGGCGCTAACGCAGGTGGAAACAGGTGATCAAGCCACTGTTAGCGCCCAGCTGAAGGGCAAAAGCTCAATGGAGGCGTTTCTGCAGCAGAAGATTGTGGTCATCCTCAATCAGATTTTTGACGAAGGAACCACTGCTGTCAGAGTTGACGTGGCGCTAAACCATAAGCGGGTTGAGAGAGTTCGAGAAACTCTGGTTCCCTTTGGCGATACGGATAAAGGCGCGGTAATAAAATCCAGCGCCAATCGCCAATACGAACTCCCCGACCAGGATGGTAGAAAGAAGCCATCTTCCGTCATCAGTTCTGATGTCAAAGAAGAAGAGTACGCCTATGGAAAACAGGTGGAGACTCTGTCGGACGCTGGCGGTGAGGTAGAAAGAATCACTGTTAGCGTCGTCATTCCTGCGAATGCCTCTGGCGAGCAAATCGAAGTAATAAAATCTTTGATTGCTTCAGCCATAGGCTTGGATTTTGAGCGTGGGGATCTCGTCAATGTTGCGGCGATGGGTATAGGCAGCCTTGCGCCGGCTACTCTGAATGAGGTGGTGGAAGCGGAGCCTGTGAAAACCGCTGTGCCCATGGCGGCGCAAGCACCATGGGAAAATATGAAATACCTTCAACTGGCGGTAGTGTTGTTGGTTGTTGTCGCTATGCTGCTGCTCATATTATTAATGGCGTCTTCCGGGCGTCGCAAGCCAAAGCTGACGGCTGCGGAGAGAGAAGAGACTCTGGCGGAAATAAAGACCTGGCTAAACTCGGTTGATCGCGCATGA
- a CDS encoding flagellar motor switch protein FliM, whose amino-acid sequence MPVRPYSLWGASLLKRIEAEVVACAKAWYGEWVGEDVAVNVSLAQSQDIDSQLLQRATSAGEQSLSIPGVFVLQADHGEWSSLLLKEKLVDEDVSHKLVARLVNQALSELAESWGAADPVEMESLAYAQEYASGWIQVSIAWPSASIVLLWSPKVVEKHFPAGAEFNRGALKPLESLLRSCGELSAKLSVRLNSVELTINEVTSLQAGDVIKLDHKLTEPALVFTQDGALRFRASLGECEGRKSVKFLNIKG is encoded by the coding sequence ATGCCGGTCAGGCCTTATAGCCTTTGGGGCGCTTCATTATTGAAGCGGATAGAAGCGGAAGTGGTTGCATGCGCTAAAGCCTGGTACGGAGAGTGGGTAGGAGAGGATGTTGCTGTCAATGTGAGTCTGGCGCAGAGTCAGGATATCGACAGTCAGCTGCTTCAGCGTGCGACATCCGCTGGCGAGCAATCATTGAGCATACCTGGCGTGTTCGTGTTGCAAGCAGATCATGGTGAGTGGTCCTCTCTTTTACTGAAAGAAAAGTTGGTCGACGAAGATGTCAGCCATAAGCTGGTTGCCAGACTCGTCAATCAGGCGCTAAGTGAGCTGGCGGAGTCCTGGGGAGCGGCGGACCCAGTCGAAATGGAATCCTTGGCGTATGCGCAAGAGTATGCGTCTGGTTGGATTCAAGTGAGCATAGCGTGGCCTTCCGCCAGCATCGTTCTATTATGGTCTCCAAAGGTGGTCGAAAAGCATTTCCCAGCTGGCGCGGAGTTTAATAGGGGCGCCCTGAAGCCTCTAGAATCACTATTGCGTTCTTGCGGGGAACTATCGGCGAAGCTGTCTGTACGGCTGAACTCAGTGGAGCTCACTATTAACGAAGTGACGAGTCTACAGGCCGGGGACGTTATTAAACTGGACCATAAATTAACTGAACCTGCGCTGGTGTTTACTCAAGACGGCGCATTACGTTTTAGAGCCAGCCTGGGTGAGTGCGAAGGTCGTAAATCAGTTAAGTTTTTGAATATTAAGGGTTGA
- the flgF gene encoding flagellar basal-body rod protein FlgF — translation MSMSSIYSSLSGMLGFSKGLENSSNNVSNLNTPGFKGRDVFFQELNPYSDGQGSHYDGVKVNGSGIRFSAGDLTTTGNNTDLAIDGAGFFILRGEGENLYTRAGQFRLDNDGYLVDQNSNRRVAALTGGNKLSDLNIKANMFTEASATTKATIKGNIDAGTSEGGVVSAGSDTPLTIDVIDNQGVKRNVRVSFVKKFGSQWAMQLKDQQGNFVAPETIVSFGADGSIRAEDANLSINYLPFSVLSAEKAKDVFKQDGEYAFTDGDFTSAPALVFNLDDEVLFMARNNEGGEPDYINGGEFSFDVDGNLVVTGSDKRVAGVNSEGVIADFSLKDLKENPAKPTAKVQAFGNLNPELADFANFPAEGEDPISFEVMQSNGEKLQINMEFTKQAANVWNVTLRDTEGELVSGPYSLNFDSNGILAAESRTFSASIPDSDDTALSVELKLYESDSKSLTQKVDVTDGVSPVADGKEKGLLEKVTFDEKGVAHLSYSNGNTAEGPRIALVDRGTEASANFDLSLSGLTSLSGVNSVEVSDVDGFEAGRVTEFSFQEDGVIAFKYSNGQEKTGPQVAMANFLNVNALTSEGGSLFSAGEDAGITVGAANSGGFGKVKGESIELSNVELSREFAEIIIIQRGYQASSQVMNVSNEMIENLYNSVRGR, via the coding sequence ATGAGCATGAGTTCAATATATTCCAGTTTGAGCGGGATGCTGGGGTTTTCAAAGGGGTTGGAAAATTCAAGCAATAATGTGTCAAATCTGAATACGCCTGGATTCAAAGGAAGGGACGTATTCTTTCAAGAGTTGAATCCATACAGCGATGGACAGGGCTCTCATTATGACGGTGTCAAAGTAAACGGTAGCGGGATACGGTTCAGCGCTGGCGATCTTACGACGACTGGCAACAACACTGACCTTGCGATTGATGGAGCCGGCTTTTTTATTTTACGGGGAGAAGGGGAAAATCTGTACACCAGAGCAGGCCAGTTTCGTCTGGATAATGATGGTTATCTCGTTGACCAAAACTCCAATCGTCGAGTCGCTGCTTTAACCGGGGGGAATAAGCTGTCGGACCTGAACATAAAAGCGAATATGTTCACAGAAGCGTCCGCTACGACTAAGGCCACCATAAAAGGAAACATCGACGCGGGGACTTCTGAGGGTGGTGTTGTCAGTGCTGGCTCGGATACTCCGCTAACTATTGACGTTATTGATAACCAGGGGGTTAAGCGTAACGTTCGTGTCTCCTTCGTCAAGAAATTTGGCTCGCAATGGGCGATGCAGCTGAAGGATCAACAAGGCAATTTTGTCGCGCCTGAGACTATTGTCTCTTTTGGCGCTGATGGCTCGATTCGCGCTGAAGACGCCAATCTTTCAATAAATTATCTACCTTTTTCAGTATTGAGTGCGGAAAAAGCCAAGGACGTTTTCAAGCAAGATGGCGAATACGCCTTTACAGATGGTGACTTCACTTCTGCTCCTGCGTTGGTCTTCAACCTAGATGATGAAGTTTTATTTATGGCCAGAAACAATGAAGGGGGCGAGCCGGACTATATTAATGGCGGCGAGTTTTCTTTTGACGTTGACGGTAATTTGGTTGTCACCGGCAGTGACAAGCGAGTAGCTGGAGTTAACTCCGAGGGAGTAATTGCGGACTTTAGTCTTAAAGATCTGAAAGAGAATCCTGCGAAGCCTACCGCTAAAGTGCAGGCGTTTGGCAACTTGAATCCCGAACTTGCTGATTTCGCCAACTTTCCGGCGGAAGGAGAGGACCCGATTTCCTTTGAAGTCATGCAAAGCAACGGGGAAAAGCTGCAGATCAACATGGAGTTTACTAAGCAAGCAGCGAACGTATGGAATGTAACGCTGAGAGATACAGAGGGCGAATTAGTGTCTGGCCCTTATTCGCTCAATTTTGACTCTAACGGAATCTTGGCGGCGGAAAGTAGAACTTTTTCTGCATCAATACCGGACAGTGACGATACCGCGCTTAGTGTGGAACTAAAACTTTATGAGTCGGATAGTAAGAGCCTGACGCAGAAAGTCGATGTGACTGACGGCGTATCTCCCGTGGCTGATGGTAAAGAAAAAGGCTTGTTAGAAAAGGTGACCTTCGACGAAAAAGGCGTAGCGCACCTTTCCTATTCAAATGGCAATACTGCTGAAGGGCCGAGAATCGCCTTGGTTGATAGGGGAACAGAAGCCTCCGCCAATTTTGACTTGTCCTTAAGCGGACTGACGTCTTTAAGTGGCGTCAACTCAGTTGAAGTTTCTGATGTTGATGGCTTTGAGGCAGGTCGGGTGACGGAGTTTTCGTTTCAGGAAGACGGCGTCATCGCATTCAAATATTCCAATGGACAAGAAAAAACGGGCCCTCAAGTGGCGATGGCCAATTTCTTGAATGTTAATGCCCTGACTTCAGAAGGCGGTTCTTTATTCAGTGCTGGCGAAGACGCTGGAATAACTGTCGGCGCAGCTAACTCCGGCGGATTTGGAAAAGTAAAAGGCGAGAGCATAGAACTTTCCAACGTAGAGCTTTCCAGAGAGTTTGCGGAAATTATCATTATCCAGCGTGGATATCAGGCCAGCTCTCAGGTTATGAACGTCTCCAATGAGATGATAGAGAACTTATACAACAGCGTAAGGGGACGGTAA
- a CDS encoding flagellar hook capping FlgD N-terminal domain-containing protein, translating to MAIDSIARVSAEAGGLKQNTVGIEDFLQIFLTQLTFQDPLEPVDNREFIAQLAQFSSLETATRTNENIEGLLDVQSVAQTVGLIGKTVQVNDDQGFAVGKVSTITFNNGKPEITLVQEDGTPIVGISPSRISLVRE from the coding sequence ATGGCGATAGATTCTATAGCGCGAGTGAGCGCCGAAGCTGGCGGGTTAAAGCAGAACACGGTAGGAATTGAAGATTTCCTGCAAATATTCCTGACTCAGTTAACCTTTCAGGACCCGCTGGAGCCAGTGGATAACAGAGAGTTTATCGCTCAGTTGGCGCAGTTCTCTTCATTGGAAACGGCGACCAGAACAAATGAGAACATCGAAGGGCTGTTGGATGTGCAGTCTGTTGCTCAAACAGTCGGCTTGATAGGGAAAACAGTTCAAGTGAATGATGATCAGGGATTTGCTGTCGGCAAAGTCTCAACCATTACCTTTAATAATGGAAAGCCCGAAATAACCCTGGTTCAGGAAGATGGGACTCCCATTGTGGGAATCAGTCCCTCCAGAATTTCCCTGGTGCGTGAATAG
- a CDS encoding FliM/FliN family flagellar motor switch protein, whose translation MSQEKDVKETNSDAIVEEVILEPMNEGGAGDKLKSDPLDLVKNVKVTLDVYLGDANLTVAELTALTSESVVKMNKQLNDPIELLLDGKVVARGKLVAVDDVFGIQITETSR comes from the coding sequence ATGTCTCAAGAAAAAGACGTGAAAGAAACTAATTCTGACGCGATTGTGGAAGAAGTTATTCTGGAGCCAATGAACGAGGGCGGCGCTGGCGATAAGCTTAAAAGCGACCCATTGGATCTGGTTAAAAACGTGAAGGTGACACTGGATGTATATCTCGGCGACGCCAATCTGACCGTTGCTGAGCTGACAGCGCTGACGAGTGAATCCGTGGTAAAGATGAATAAACAGCTGAATGATCCAATTGAGTTGTTGCTGGATGGTAAAGTCGTCGCTAGAGGAAAGCTGGTGGCGGTCGATGATGTGTTCGGTATTCAGATCACTGAGACCAGTCGTTAA
- a CDS encoding flagellar basal body rod protein FlgB produces the protein MDLLTSVTSTLLNKSLDAAQLQQRLIAQNVANASTEGYRAMSLNFKAALQHIDSVANSSLNDADKVDRINNVNLDQFISLEEAAVKIELDEQILALNKNVINYQALLTAKSKLGGIMKSAINGGR, from the coding sequence ATGGATCTTTTAACTTCAGTCACATCGACTTTATTGAACAAATCACTGGATGCGGCTCAGCTGCAGCAGCGCTTAATCGCCCAGAACGTGGCTAATGCTTCTACCGAAGGCTATAGAGCCATGTCGCTGAATTTTAAAGCGGCTCTTCAGCATATTGACTCGGTCGCCAATAGTAGTTTGAACGACGCTGACAAAGTAGACCGAATTAACAACGTGAATCTCGACCAGTTTATCTCGCTTGAGGAAGCGGCGGTGAAGATTGAACTGGATGAGCAAATTCTGGCGCTGAATAAGAATGTCATTAATTATCAAGCGCTTTTGACCGCTAAGTCTAAGTTGGGCGGAATCATGAAATCAGCAATCAATGGCGGGCGTTAA
- the fliP gene encoding flagellar type III secretion system pore protein FliP (The bacterial flagellar biogenesis protein FliP forms a type III secretion system (T3SS)-type pore required for flagellar assembly.) has protein sequence MIRYLLPLLGLLLFPSLSWADASTASFGVDLSGLDKSSPDEVASALQVLAVLTVLSLAPALLIALTSFTRIVIVLSMLRYAFGMQQTPPNTVIIALSLFLTLFTMAPVFNKIDQQAVQPYLAGELVFTEAVNAGLAPMREFMVRQTREKDLALAIEMAGEESPETLNDISNTSLITAFMLSELQTAFQIGFVIFLPFLLIDLVSASVLMSMGMIMVPPLTISLPVKILMFVLIEGWTLVAQALVGSFN, from the coding sequence GTGATTAGGTATTTATTGCCTTTATTGGGATTACTTTTATTTCCATCATTGAGCTGGGCGGACGCGTCTACGGCTTCATTTGGCGTTGACTTATCCGGACTGGATAAGTCATCTCCTGATGAAGTCGCCAGCGCGCTTCAAGTCTTAGCGGTTTTGACCGTACTAAGTTTGGCCCCAGCATTGTTAATCGCCCTGACGTCGTTTACTCGCATAGTCATTGTGCTTTCCATGCTGCGATATGCGTTTGGTATGCAACAAACGCCGCCTAATACCGTGATTATTGCGCTTTCTCTATTTTTGACTCTTTTTACGATGGCGCCTGTGTTCAATAAGATTGACCAGCAGGCGGTGCAGCCTTATTTGGCTGGAGAGCTTGTTTTTACGGAAGCCGTGAACGCGGGGTTGGCGCCGATGCGGGAGTTTATGGTCAGGCAAACCAGGGAGAAAGACCTCGCTCTTGCCATTGAAATGGCCGGAGAAGAGTCGCCGGAAACATTAAACGATATCTCCAATACGTCGCTTATAACGGCGTTTATGCTCAGCGAACTGCAAACGGCTTTTCAAATTGGATTTGTCATTTTCCTGCCGTTTTTATTGATTGATCTGGTTTCAGCCAGTGTGCTGATGTCAATGGGGATGATAATGGTGCCGCCATTGACAATATCGCTACCCGTTAAAATTCTAATGTTTGTGCTTATTGAAGGTTGGACTCTGGTGGCTCAGGCATTAGTTGGAAGTTTTAATTAA
- a CDS encoding FliI/YscN family ATPase, translated as MKENANQLARLIDAIRECETVRRVGRVEQFYGSVLECAGPDAFLGEVCEVFSPGQLTSIAAEVVGFRHGRVLLMPLGRVTGIHVGSEVVATGLPASVTVNDGMLGKVVNAFGTPLDGGVLSSPGKSYPLYREPINPMERAPCDEPLNLGVRVIDAFCAMAKGQRVGIFAGSGVGKSTLLGMIAKQCDAEVNVIALIGERGREVSEFIQDNLGSDGLKKSVVVAATADEPALVRVHAAFVATAIAEYFKDKGKHVMLYMDSITRLATAQREIGLAIGEPPTSRGYTPSTFSLLPRLTERAGIFKSGGSISALYTVLVEGDDFNEPVSDTVRSILDGHIMLKRQLAHQGIFPAIDIRESMSRLFPRVTGKEQQMAVRELIRLESLYQESKELIELGAYKQGGDPEIDQAIRVHKALNKFISQSEGESGSNRDIVTALKQVLSGK; from the coding sequence TTGAAAGAAAACGCTAACCAACTTGCGCGACTGATCGATGCGATCAGAGAGTGCGAGACAGTTCGTCGGGTCGGACGGGTGGAGCAGTTTTATGGTTCGGTGCTGGAATGCGCTGGTCCCGACGCCTTTTTGGGCGAAGTATGCGAGGTCTTTTCACCTGGACAGTTAACGTCAATAGCCGCAGAAGTGGTCGGATTTCGTCATGGTCGCGTTCTGTTGATGCCATTAGGTCGCGTCACTGGCATTCATGTGGGGAGTGAAGTAGTGGCGACTGGCTTACCAGCCAGCGTTACTGTCAATGATGGCATGTTAGGTAAGGTGGTGAATGCTTTCGGTACGCCACTTGATGGAGGAGTCCTGTCGAGCCCGGGGAAGAGCTATCCGCTTTATCGAGAGCCGATTAACCCCATGGAAAGAGCACCCTGCGATGAGCCGTTGAACTTGGGTGTTAGGGTTATTGACGCATTCTGTGCAATGGCCAAAGGTCAGCGAGTGGGTATATTTGCTGGTAGCGGTGTAGGTAAAAGCACCCTGCTGGGCATGATCGCCAAGCAATGCGACGCCGAGGTGAATGTCATCGCGCTGATAGGCGAACGGGGTAGAGAAGTCAGTGAGTTTATCCAGGATAACCTGGGTTCTGATGGTTTGAAGAAAAGCGTTGTTGTTGCGGCGACTGCGGACGAACCTGCATTGGTGCGCGTTCATGCTGCATTTGTCGCGACAGCTATTGCTGAATACTTCAAAGACAAAGGCAAGCACGTCATGCTGTATATGGATTCAATTACCCGGCTGGCGACTGCGCAACGTGAAATAGGCCTTGCGATTGGGGAGCCTCCCACATCAAGAGGTTATACGCCCTCAACTTTCTCCTTGTTGCCAAGGTTGACGGAGCGAGCGGGAATATTCAAAAGCGGCGGCTCTATCTCTGCGTTGTATACAGTATTGGTTGAAGGCGATGATTTTAATGAGCCGGTTTCGGATACAGTACGGTCCATCTTGGATGGTCATATCATGCTCAAGCGGCAGCTGGCTCATCAAGGGATATTTCCCGCCATTGATATTCGCGAAAGCATGAGTCGTCTTTTCCCGCGTGTTACAGGAAAAGAGCAGCAAATGGCCGTGAGAGAGCTGATCCGCCTTGAGAGTCTATATCAGGAGTCAAAGGAGCTGATTGAATTAGGGGCGTATAAACAGGGCGGAGATCCTGAAATAGACCAGGCTATCCGGGTACATAAAGCCCTCAACAAGTTCATCTCTCAGTCTGAAGGCGAAAGCGGGTCGAATAGGGATATTGTCACCGCCTTGAAGCAAGTTTTATCAGGAAAGTAA